A window of Thioalbus denitrificans contains these coding sequences:
- a CDS encoding sulfotransferase family 2 domain-containing protein — translation MIISHKYKFIFIKTKKTAGTSIESYLSRHCGLDDVLTEISPPVVHHTARNHRGLFSPIKEMALGPKDAIKALGHFFNRKNYYSHMPAMVLRARIPEKIWNSYFKFCVERNPWDKTASHFYHQKNKHPDLTVEKYFSDGNFCLNYPLYCDRNQNILVDHIIKYENLDEELTCIFKMLGIPFSGRLNEREKSNYRDSNVPYQRLFNKEQIKFIGEIFEQELKLRDRAPSALQVGREESPRWSPSTNC, via the coding sequence ATGATCATTTCGCACAAATACAAATTCATTTTTATAAAAACCAAGAAAACGGCTGGGACCAGCATCGAATCCTACCTGTCGAGGCATTGCGGCCTGGATGATGTACTGACAGAAATATCACCACCGGTGGTCCACCATACAGCGAGGAATCACCGAGGCCTGTTCAGCCCCATAAAGGAAATGGCGCTCGGCCCCAAAGATGCGATCAAGGCGCTTGGCCATTTCTTCAACAGAAAAAATTATTACAGCCATATGCCGGCCATGGTGCTCAGGGCAAGAATTCCGGAGAAGATATGGAACAGCTATTTCAAATTCTGCGTGGAAAGAAACCCCTGGGACAAAACCGCTTCTCACTTCTACCACCAGAAAAACAAGCACCCGGATCTGACGGTGGAAAAATATTTTTCCGATGGCAATTTTTGCCTCAACTACCCCCTGTACTGCGACAGAAACCAGAATATCCTTGTCGACCACATCATCAAGTACGAGAATCTCGACGAAGAACTGACATGCATTTTCAAAATGCTTGGAATACCATTCAGCGGCAGACTGAATGAACGAGAAAAGTCAAACTACCGTGACAGCAACGTGCCCTATCAACGCCTTTTCAACAAGGAACAGATCAAGTTTATCGGTGAGATCTTTGAACAAGAACTGAAACTACGTGATCGTGCCCCCTCTGCCCTGCAAGTCGGCCGGGAGGAATCACCGCGATGGTCCCCATCCACGAACTGCTGA
- a CDS encoding thioredoxin domain-containing protein encodes MSHAPAHSNRLAAETSPYLLQHAHNPVAWQPWGEEALALARAENRPILLSIGYSACHWCHVMAHESFEDPETAAVLNRLFVNIKVDREERPDLDKIYQTAHQLLTGRGGGWPLTVFLDPRDHTPFFAGTYFPREPRHGLPAFTDLCRRVAEWYGEHADDLAGHAWALGEAMTRLNPAPAGGEILDGAPLEDARAQLESAFESRHGGFGQAPKFPHPDNLNRLLRHWHASRVRGNEDETALKMAAMTLTRMAMGGLFDQLGGGFCRYSVDNEWMIPHFEKMLYDNALLLPVYADAAQATGNGFYARIAAETGEWALREMRAPGGGFTSALDADSEGEEGRFYTWTREEVEALLSPGEFAVAAHRFRLDGEPNFEGRWYPHVFHSLAETARRLGIDETEAARRFEAARERLFQARGKRVRPGRDDKVLSAWNGLMIRGLARAGRLLGREDFLQAAEQALDFLRTGLWREGRLLASWKDGRARHAAYLDDYVFLADGILELLQARWREGDLEFALELVEAVLAHFEDREAGGFFFTADDHERLIHRPKPMLDEALPSGNGIAAQVLLRLGHLLGETRYLDAAEGTLRAAWNGIREAPYAHTSLLTALEEYLDPPRSVVLRGHGEALARWQALAQKAYDPGRMVLAIPAEAGALPGLLAERRPRGEAIAYLCTGTACAAPVTTLAGFERALEGKWD; translated from the coding sequence ATGAGCCACGCCCCCGCCCACTCCAACCGCCTTGCCGCGGAAACCAGCCCCTACCTGCTCCAGCACGCCCACAACCCCGTGGCATGGCAGCCCTGGGGGGAGGAGGCGCTGGCGCTGGCGCGGGCGGAAAACCGCCCCATCCTGCTCTCCATCGGCTACTCGGCCTGCCACTGGTGCCACGTGATGGCCCACGAATCCTTCGAGGACCCGGAGACCGCGGCGGTGCTGAACCGCCTGTTCGTGAACATCAAGGTGGATCGCGAGGAGCGCCCGGATCTGGACAAGATCTACCAGACCGCCCACCAGCTGCTCACCGGCCGGGGCGGCGGCTGGCCCCTGACGGTGTTCCTGGACCCCCGCGATCACACCCCCTTCTTCGCCGGCACCTACTTCCCCCGCGAGCCGCGCCACGGCCTGCCCGCCTTCACCGACCTCTGCCGACGGGTGGCGGAGTGGTACGGGGAGCACGCCGATGACCTGGCCGGCCACGCCTGGGCCCTCGGCGAGGCCATGACCCGCCTCAACCCGGCCCCGGCCGGCGGTGAGATTCTCGACGGCGCCCCCCTGGAGGATGCCCGGGCCCAGCTGGAGTCGGCCTTCGAGTCCCGCCACGGCGGCTTCGGCCAGGCGCCCAAGTTCCCCCACCCCGACAACCTCAACCGGCTGCTGCGCCACTGGCACGCCAGCCGCGTGCGCGGCAACGAGGACGAGACGGCGCTGAAGATGGCCGCCATGACCCTGACGCGCATGGCCATGGGCGGGCTGTTCGACCAGCTGGGCGGGGGCTTCTGCCGCTACTCGGTGGACAACGAGTGGATGATCCCCCACTTCGAGAAGATGCTCTACGACAACGCCCTCCTGCTGCCCGTCTACGCCGACGCGGCCCAGGCCACCGGCAACGGCTTCTATGCCCGCATCGCCGCCGAGACCGGCGAGTGGGCGCTGCGGGAGATGCGCGCCCCGGGGGGCGGCTTCACCTCGGCGCTGGATGCCGACAGCGAGGGCGAGGAGGGCCGCTTCTACACCTGGACCCGCGAGGAGGTGGAGGCGCTGCTCAGCCCCGGGGAGTTCGCCGTGGCGGCCCACCGCTTCCGCCTCGACGGCGAGCCGAACTTCGAGGGCCGCTGGTATCCCCATGTCTTCCACTCCCTGGCGGAGACGGCGCGGCGGCTGGGAATCGACGAGACCGAGGCGGCGCGGCGCTTCGAGGCGGCCCGGGAACGGCTGTTCCAGGCCCGCGGGAAGCGGGTGCGGCCGGGCCGCGACGACAAGGTGCTGAGCGCCTGGAACGGGCTGATGATCCGCGGCCTGGCGCGGGCCGGGCGCCTCCTCGGGCGGGAGGATTTCCTGCAGGCGGCGGAGCAGGCGCTGGACTTCCTGCGCACCGGGCTGTGGCGGGAGGGCCGCCTGCTGGCGAGCTGGAAGGATGGCCGCGCCCGGCACGCCGCCTACCTGGACGACTACGTCTTTCTCGCCGACGGCATCCTGGAGCTGCTGCAGGCCCGCTGGCGGGAGGGCGACCTGGAATTCGCCCTGGAGCTGGTGGAGGCGGTGCTCGCCCACTTCGAGGATCGCGAGGCCGGCGGCTTCTTCTTCACCGCCGACGATCACGAGCGGCTCATCCACCGTCCCAAGCCGATGCTGGACGAGGCGCTGCCCTCCGGCAACGGCATCGCCGCCCAGGTGCTGCTGCGCCTCGGCCACCTGCTGGGCGAGACCCGCTACCTGGACGCCGCCGAGGGCACGCTGCGCGCCGCCTGGAACGGCATCCGCGAGGCGCCCTACGCCCATACCAGCCTGCTGACCGCCCTGGAGGAGTACCTCGACCCGCCCCGCAGCGTGGTGCTGCGCGGCCACGGTGAGGCGCTGGCCCGGTGGCAGGCGCTGGCGCAGAAGGCCTACGACCCCGGCCGGATGGTGCTGGCCATCCCCGCGGAAGCCGGAGCGCTCCCGGGCCTCCTCGCCGAGCGCAGACCCCGGGGCGAGGCGATCGCCTACCTCTGCACCGGCACCGCCTGCGCGGCGCCCGTCACCACCCTGGCCGGGTTCGAGCGGGCGCTGGAGGGGAAGTGGGACTGA
- a CDS encoding lysylphosphatidylglycerol synthase transmembrane domain-containing protein, with translation MAISSLKLKRLAAFLLLIGLVVAVQAYVGWGRLLQPWLAVPLPPMAAAVLLVICTYGLRAVRLYDFFAEEVRGRFPLAFKLMLQHNFFNNLLPARSGEVAFPVLMQRYFDVPLARSVPALIWFRLLDLHTIALVGLWALGALWLPPWAILGLSLVWLSVPGWAWLLNNWLLRRISPHKGGLQGLLRKALEGSPRSSGMLFRAWSWTMVNWTVKLGVFAWVLALFVDVSLPGAVLGVFGGELTSVLPIHGVAGAGTYEAGIVAALLPQGLDGESALGAAVNLHLFLLGVTLIGGAFSLVMGRSHGR, from the coding sequence TTGGCTATTTCCTCTCTCAAGCTGAAGCGGCTGGCTGCCTTCCTGCTGCTCATCGGCCTCGTCGTGGCCGTGCAGGCGTACGTGGGCTGGGGCCGGCTGCTGCAGCCGTGGCTCGCCGTGCCCTTGCCGCCCATGGCCGCCGCGGTGCTGCTGGTGATCTGCACCTACGGGCTGCGCGCGGTGCGCCTCTACGACTTTTTCGCCGAGGAGGTGCGCGGCCGTTTCCCGCTCGCCTTCAAGCTGATGCTGCAGCACAACTTCTTCAACAACCTGCTGCCGGCCCGCAGCGGCGAGGTGGCCTTCCCGGTGCTCATGCAGCGCTACTTCGACGTGCCCCTGGCGCGCTCGGTGCCGGCGCTGATCTGGTTCCGCCTGCTGGACCTGCACACCATCGCCCTGGTGGGGCTGTGGGCGCTCGGCGCCCTGTGGCTGCCGCCGTGGGCCATCCTCGGCCTGTCGCTGGTGTGGCTGAGCGTGCCCGGCTGGGCCTGGCTGCTGAACAACTGGCTGCTGCGGCGCATCTCCCCGCACAAGGGCGGGCTGCAGGGGCTGCTGCGCAAGGCGCTGGAGGGCTCGCCCCGATCCTCGGGGATGCTGTTCCGGGCCTGGTCCTGGACGATGGTGAACTGGACGGTGAAGCTGGGCGTGTTCGCCTGGGTGCTGGCGCTGTTCGTGGACGTGAGCCTGCCCGGCGCGGTGCTGGGGGTGTTCGGCGGCGAACTCACCAGCGTGCTGCCCATCCACGGCGTGGCGGGTGCGGGCACCTACGAGGCGGGCATCGTCGCCGCCCTCCTGCCCCAGGGGCTGGACGGCGAGTCGGCGCTGGGCGCGGCGGTGAACCTGCACCTGTTCCTGCTCGGCGTTACCCTGATCGGGGGCGCCTTCAGCCTGGTCATGGGCCGCAGCCATGGGCGTTGA
- a CDS encoding glycosyltransferase family 39 protein codes for MGVDRQILLWINQDWAQPWLDTLFAWVSERGAFSIPLLLAILAGLAAWRGRDGVKLWGLLILAVLLGDGIGNLLKHLIEQPRPCFEVWELLRPPGGGAPRQCNAPVTGMPSNHALNFFAAAVFLALTVRARWLTVAMAVIAVLVAVSRVYLGKHYPSQVLAGAGIGLAWGALAAGLALRFLPFARRLRPQAPPAGNGTATRFEPVDLPPMAAPAGGGTPAWAARLAARPDWQLLLGLGLALVALRALLAAAAGLEMHFDEAQYWEWSRHLDWSYYSKGPLVAWLIFASESLFGHGEWQTRLPAWIAASGWLALLFALARDLGGGRAAGWWAVLLGLTTPLYFTLGLVMTTDVFLFLFWTWGLWAAVRALEGGRSRAWLELGAAVGLGALTKLSIGLLPAIVGLLVLLSPARWRHLRDPRLWDGLALMVVLMSPVLVWNAANDWVMLRHELGHVGPDTWSLGRLGEFVGGQWLALSPLVAALAVTVLWRRPAGAARRLVWIVSLAGLAFFLFKAATGKVQLNWAAPVYIGFLALFAGAIPGLGRGARRVLAGGMALSVAIVGLALFPMVLGLPADRAPLHRLREWSDPVARLAAQAPAARFALVDDYKMGAWIAYYWPREIPVYQTGDRDRRYNQRDLWPGPQREAGRTGLYVSDDPELPAVVEAAFARCSALPVVPAVDADGRVIRLLRGYLCEDFRPVDWPEPGKY; via the coding sequence ATGGGCGTTGACCGGCAGATCCTGCTCTGGATCAACCAGGACTGGGCCCAGCCATGGCTGGACACCCTGTTCGCCTGGGTCTCCGAGCGCGGCGCCTTCTCCATCCCGCTGCTGCTGGCCATCCTGGCGGGGCTTGCCGCCTGGCGCGGACGGGACGGGGTCAAGCTCTGGGGGCTGCTGATTCTCGCCGTCCTCCTGGGCGACGGCATCGGCAACCTGCTCAAGCACCTCATCGAGCAGCCCCGGCCCTGCTTCGAGGTCTGGGAGCTGCTGCGCCCGCCCGGGGGCGGCGCGCCGCGCCAGTGCAACGCCCCGGTGACGGGCATGCCCTCGAACCATGCCCTGAACTTCTTCGCCGCCGCGGTCTTCCTTGCCCTGACCGTGCGTGCGCGCTGGCTCACCGTGGCCATGGCCGTGATCGCCGTGCTGGTGGCCGTCTCCCGGGTCTACCTGGGCAAGCACTACCCGAGCCAGGTGCTGGCGGGCGCCGGCATCGGCCTGGCCTGGGGGGCGCTGGCGGCCGGGCTGGCGCTGCGCTTCCTGCCCTTCGCCCGGCGCCTGCGGCCGCAGGCACCCCCGGCGGGCAACGGGACGGCGACCCGCTTCGAACCCGTCGACCTGCCGCCCATGGCCGCCCCGGCAGGCGGGGGGACTCCCGCCTGGGCCGCGCGCCTGGCCGCCCGTCCCGACTGGCAGCTGCTGCTGGGGCTGGGGCTGGCGCTGGTGGCGCTGCGGGCGCTGCTGGCCGCCGCCGCGGGACTGGAGATGCACTTCGACGAGGCCCAGTACTGGGAGTGGTCACGCCACCTGGACTGGAGCTACTACTCCAAGGGGCCGCTGGTGGCGTGGCTCATCTTCGCCAGCGAGAGCCTGTTCGGCCATGGCGAGTGGCAGACCAGGCTGCCGGCCTGGATCGCCGCCAGCGGCTGGCTGGCGCTGCTCTTCGCCCTGGCCCGCGACCTGGGCGGCGGCCGCGCCGCGGGCTGGTGGGCGGTGCTGCTGGGGCTCACCACGCCGCTCTACTTCACCCTCGGCCTGGTGATGACCACCGACGTGTTTCTGTTCCTGTTCTGGACCTGGGGGCTGTGGGCGGCGGTGCGGGCGCTGGAGGGTGGCCGCTCCCGGGCCTGGCTGGAGCTGGGCGCGGCGGTGGGCCTGGGGGCGCTGACCAAGCTCTCCATCGGGCTGCTGCCGGCCATCGTCGGGCTGCTGGTGCTGCTCTCGCCCGCCCGCTGGCGCCACCTGCGCGACCCGCGGCTGTGGGACGGGCTGGCGCTGATGGTGGTGCTCATGAGCCCGGTGCTGGTCTGGAACGCCGCCAACGACTGGGTGATGCTGCGCCACGAGTTGGGCCACGTGGGGCCGGACACCTGGTCGCTGGGAAGGCTGGGCGAGTTCGTCGGCGGGCAGTGGCTCGCGCTGTCACCGCTGGTGGCGGCGCTGGCGGTGACGGTGCTGTGGCGGCGTCCCGCCGGTGCGGCGCGGCGCCTGGTCTGGATCGTCTCCCTGGCGGGGCTGGCCTTCTTCCTGTTCAAGGCGGCCACCGGGAAGGTGCAGCTGAACTGGGCCGCGCCGGTCTATATCGGTTTCCTGGCCCTGTTCGCGGGCGCCATTCCGGGGCTCGGCCGCGGCGCGCGGCGGGTGCTGGCCGGCGGCATGGCGCTGTCGGTGGCGATCGTGGGCCTGGCCCTGTTCCCCATGGTGCTGGGGCTGCCCGCGGACCGCGCGCCGCTGCACCGCCTGCGCGAATGGTCCGATCCGGTGGCCCGGCTCGCCGCCCAGGCGCCCGCGGCCCGGTTCGCGCTGGTGGACGACTACAAGATGGGGGCCTGGATCGCCTACTACTGGCCGCGGGAGATCCCCGTCTACCAGACCGGCGACAGGGATCGGCGCTACAACCAGCGCGACCTGTGGCCGGGACCGCAGCGGGAGGCGGGCCGGACCGGGCTCTACGTGAGCGACGACCCGGAGCTGCCGGCGGTGGTGGAGGCCGCCTTCGCCCGCTGCAGCGCGCTGCCGGTGGTGCCCGCGGTGGATGCCGACGGACGGGTGATCCGCCTGCTGCGCGGCTACCTGTGCGAGGATTTCCGGCCCGTCGACTGGCCCGAGCCGGGCAAGTACTGA
- a CDS encoding DUF504 domain-containing protein: MVPIHELLSRIRWDPEFGRGEFVIGYYDRVEGAIVRVPLGELRFEPGDRFDFELIDAEGVPRTIPLHRIKAVYRNGELIWHREH, translated from the coding sequence ATGGTCCCCATCCACGAACTGCTGAGCCGCATCCGCTGGGACCCGGAGTTCGGGCGGGGGGAGTTCGTGATCGGCTACTACGACCGGGTGGAGGGGGCGATCGTGCGGGTGCCCCTGGGCGAGCTCCGCTTCGAGCCGGGCGACCGGTTCGACTTCGAGCTCATCGACGCGGAGGGGGTGCCGCGCACCATTCCGCTTCACCGCATCAAGGCGGTCTACCGGAACGGGGAGCTCATCTGGCACCGGGAGCACTGA
- a CDS encoding ArnT family glycosyltransferase, with the protein MSPQSNHSPPLAAAEHRALLALVLLAVVAGFWVGIGSVPLFDLDEGAFSEATREMFERGDFISTYLNGEPRYDKPILVYWLQAAAVLAFGVNEFAFRLPSALSASLWVLLVGAFMGRVAGPRESLYGAGLTATALMITVMAKAATADALLNVLLAAAVLAAYLHLREGGRRWILAAFACAGLGFLAKGPVAVLVPAAVTFLYCLSRREPGRWLRAMFHPGGLLLFAAIALPWYLAQYLKEGDAFIQGFFMKHNVGRFSSPMEGHGGGFLYYLPVLLLGVLPHTALLFRVFARWRAVWADDLQRFMLLWFAFVFVFFSLSGTKLPHYLNYGYTGLMVLMALHLDGLRSRWLTLLPGLLYLGFLMALPRLILAALPLVEDPYYRAALGAVDEYAGAAWYGGFAAALAVGLYLAVERRRPPGQKLLVLGAVLALANSTLLFPLAGDLQQRPVREAAAVARQLDAPLVMWGINTPSFSVYVQRVVPRREPRPGEVVLTKSHRLERLGDYTLLYDRQGVALARVRP; encoded by the coding sequence ATGAGCCCGCAATCGAACCACAGCCCGCCGCTCGCAGCCGCCGAGCACCGGGCGCTGCTGGCGCTGGTGCTGCTGGCCGTGGTGGCGGGGTTCTGGGTGGGCATCGGCTCGGTGCCCCTGTTCGACCTCGACGAGGGGGCCTTCAGCGAGGCCACACGCGAGATGTTCGAGCGCGGGGATTTCATCTCCACCTACCTCAACGGCGAGCCCCGCTACGACAAGCCGATCCTGGTCTACTGGCTGCAGGCCGCGGCGGTGCTCGCCTTCGGGGTGAACGAGTTCGCCTTCCGCCTGCCCTCGGCGCTCTCGGCGAGCCTCTGGGTACTGCTGGTGGGCGCCTTCATGGGCCGGGTGGCGGGTCCGCGCGAGTCCCTCTACGGCGCCGGACTGACCGCCACGGCGCTGATGATCACGGTCATGGCCAAGGCGGCCACGGCCGACGCGCTGCTCAACGTCCTGCTCGCCGCCGCGGTGCTGGCCGCCTACCTGCACCTGCGCGAGGGGGGGCGGCGCTGGATCCTTGCCGCCTTCGCCTGCGCCGGGCTGGGCTTCCTGGCCAAGGGACCGGTGGCGGTGCTGGTCCCGGCGGCGGTGACCTTCCTCTACTGCCTCAGCCGCCGCGAGCCCGGGCGCTGGCTGCGGGCCATGTTCCATCCCGGCGGGCTGCTGCTGTTCGCGGCCATCGCGCTGCCCTGGTACCTGGCGCAGTACCTGAAGGAGGGCGACGCCTTCATCCAGGGCTTCTTCATGAAGCACAACGTGGGCCGCTTCTCCTCGCCCATGGAGGGGCACGGCGGGGGGTTCCTCTACTACCTGCCGGTCCTGCTGCTGGGGGTGCTGCCCCACACGGCCCTGCTGTTCAGGGTGTTCGCCCGCTGGCGCGCGGTGTGGGCCGACGACCTGCAGCGCTTCATGCTGCTCTGGTTCGCCTTCGTGTTCGTCTTCTTCTCCCTCTCCGGGACCAAGCTGCCCCACTACCTCAACTACGGCTACACCGGGCTGATGGTGCTCATGGCGCTGCACCTGGACGGGCTCCGCTCGCGCTGGCTCACCCTGCTGCCGGGGCTGCTCTACCTCGGCTTCCTCATGGCCCTGCCGCGGCTCATCCTCGCGGCGCTGCCGCTGGTGGAGGACCCTTACTACCGGGCGGCGCTGGGCGCGGTGGACGAGTATGCCGGGGCGGCCTGGTACGGCGGCTTCGCCGCGGCGCTCGCGGTGGGGCTCTATCTCGCCGTCGAGCGGCGGCGGCCGCCGGGGCAGAAGCTGCTGGTGCTGGGCGCGGTGCTGGCGCTCGCCAATTCGACGCTGCTGTTCCCGCTGGCCGGCGACCTGCAGCAGCGCCCGGTGCGGGAGGCCGCCGCGGTGGCCCGCCAGCTCGACGCCCCCCTGGTGATGTGGGGCATCAACACGCCGAGCTTCAGCGTCTACGTGCAGCGGGTGGTGCCGCGCCGGGAGCCGCGGCCGGGCGAGGTGGTGCTCACCAAGAGCCACCGCCTGGAGCGCCTCGGGGACTACACCCTGCTCTACGACCGGCAGGGCGTGGCGCTGGCGCGGGTGCGGCCATGA
- a CDS encoding serine/threonine protein kinase, with product MTVKLDENAAYRELGPDQVLDAVESLGFPTDGRLLALNSYENRVYQVGLDPGSPLVAKFYRPGRWSDAAILEEHAFTLELAEREIPVVAPLVFDGRSLHRHGVFRFALYPRRGGRNPELDDPEVLEQLGRFMGRIHALGEVEPFTHRPTLDLESFGTASAGYLLDSGHLPAEVRPSYAEVTSALLEAVRAAYGRAAPVRLIRLHGDAHPGNILWTDHGPHIVDFDDARMGPAIQDLWMFLSGDRAAMSLGLCDLLEGYTQFHDFDPRELHLVEALRSLRMLHYAAWLARRWDDPAFPRAFPWFNTHRYWEEHVQSLREQIEAVAAPPLVWD from the coding sequence ATGACAGTTAAGTTAGACGAGAACGCGGCCTACCGCGAACTCGGACCCGATCAGGTGCTCGATGCGGTGGAGAGTCTCGGTTTCCCCACCGATGGCCGCCTCCTGGCGCTCAACAGCTACGAGAACCGGGTCTACCAGGTGGGCCTGGATCCGGGCAGCCCGCTGGTGGCCAAGTTCTACCGGCCCGGGCGCTGGAGCGACGCGGCGATCCTGGAGGAGCACGCCTTCACCCTGGAGCTGGCCGAACGGGAGATACCGGTGGTGGCGCCGCTGGTCTTCGACGGCCGGTCACTCCACCGCCACGGCGTGTTCCGCTTCGCCCTCTACCCGCGCCGGGGCGGGCGCAATCCGGAGCTGGACGACCCGGAGGTGCTGGAGCAGCTCGGCCGCTTCATGGGCCGCATCCACGCCCTGGGCGAGGTGGAGCCCTTCACCCACCGGCCCACCCTCGACCTGGAGAGCTTCGGCACGGCCTCCGCCGGCTACCTGCTGGACAGCGGCCACCTGCCGGCCGAGGTGCGCCCCTCCTACGCCGAGGTCACCTCCGCCCTCCTGGAGGCGGTGCGCGCCGCCTACGGGCGGGCCGCCCCGGTGCGCCTCATCCGCCTCCACGGCGACGCCCATCCCGGCAACATCCTCTGGACCGACCACGGGCCCCACATCGTGGACTTCGACGATGCCCGCATGGGCCCGGCGATCCAGGACCTGTGGATGTTCCTCTCCGGCGACCGCGCCGCCATGAGCCTGGGCCTGTGCGACCTGCTCGAGGGCTACACCCAGTTCCACGACTTCGACCCCCGCGAGCTGCACCTGGTGGAGGCGCTGCGCAGCCTGCGCATGCTCCACTACGCCGCCTGGCTCGCCCGGCGCTGGGACGACCCCGCCTTCCCCCGCGCCTTCCCCTGGTTCAACACCCACCGCTACTGGGAGGAGCACGTCCAGAGCCTGCGCGAGCAGATCGAGGCGGTGGCGGCGCCGCCGCTGGTGTGGGATTGA
- a CDS encoding DUF938 domain-containing protein, whose protein sequence is MNKRTKPYSEASEQNREPILGVLRFEFDSPGTVLEIGSGTGQHAIYFASALPHLTWQPTDMEENLPGIRTWLEETQLPNVREPLALDVNAAQWPVSQADFIFSANTTHIISWDAVERLFAGVGRVLRPGGRFCLYGPFNYGGRYTSPSNARFDAWLKARDPASGIRDFEALDRLARRHGLCLTADHEMPVNNRTLVWIHTRGECADDC, encoded by the coding sequence TTGAACAAGCGGACCAAGCCCTACTCCGAGGCCAGCGAGCAGAATCGGGAACCGATTCTCGGCGTGCTGCGCTTCGAGTTCGATTCCCCGGGCACGGTGCTGGAGATCGGCAGCGGCACCGGCCAGCACGCCATCTACTTCGCCTCCGCCCTGCCCCATCTCACCTGGCAGCCCACCGACATGGAGGAGAACCTGCCGGGCATCCGGACCTGGCTGGAGGAGACGCAGCTCCCCAACGTGCGCGAGCCGCTGGCGCTCGACGTGAACGCCGCGCAGTGGCCGGTTTCCCAGGCGGACTTCATCTTCTCCGCCAACACCACCCACATCATCTCCTGGGACGCGGTGGAACGCCTCTTCGCCGGCGTGGGCCGGGTGCTGCGCCCCGGCGGCCGCTTCTGCCTCTACGGTCCGTTCAACTACGGCGGCCGCTACACCTCGCCCAGCAACGCCCGCTTCGACGCCTGGCTCAAGGCCCGCGATCCCGCCAGCGGCATCCGCGACTTCGAGGCCCTCGACCGGCTCGCCCGCCGGCACGGCCTGTGTCTCACCGCGGACCACGAAATGCCGGTGAACAACCGCACCCTGGTCTGGATCCACACCCGGGGGGAATGCGCGGACGATTGCTGA